One segment of Anopheles stephensi strain Indian chromosome 3, UCI_ANSTEP_V1.0, whole genome shotgun sequence DNA contains the following:
- the LOC118514181 gene encoding potassium voltage-gated channel protein Shal isoform X7, which yields MASVAAWLPFARAAAIGWVPIASHPLPAPPVFKDRLRSEDEKLIINVSGRRFETWRTTVEKYPDTLLGSNERDFFYDEDSKEYFFDRDPDIFRHILNYYRTGKLHYPRHECLLSYDEELAFFGIMPDVIGDCCYEDYRDRKRENAERLMDDKLSENSDNNLQQLTNIRQRMWRAFENPHTSTAALVFYYVTGFFIAVSVMANVVETVPCGVRPGRAGTLSCGERYKIVFFCLDTACVMIFTAEYLLRLFAAPCRCKFVRSVMSIIDVVAILPYYIGLGITDNDDVSGAFVTLRVFRVFRIFKFSRHSQGLRILGYTLKSCASELGFLVFSLAMAIIIFATVMFYAEKNVDGTNFTSIPAAFWYTIVTMTTLGYGDMVPETIAGKIVGGVCSLSGVLVIALPVPVIVSNFSRIYHQNQRADKRKAQRKARLARIRIAKAGASAAFASKKKAAESRLAAQESGIELDDNYNDEDIFELQHHHLLRCLEKTTDREFVELETQYNGQTKRPGSPSPMASPSHSANTATGATGLLQSCCGRCCSQRYQPNL from the exons ATGGCTTCGGTCGCCGCTTGGTTGCCATTCGCACGGGCGGCGGCCATCGGCTGGGTGCCGATAGCGTCCCATCCGCTACCGGCCCCGCCGGTGTTCAAGGACCGGCTCCGCTCGGAAGATGAGAAGCTCATCATCAACGTGTCCGGCCGGCGGTTCGAAACCTGGCGCACGACCGTCGAAAAGTACCCGGACACGCTGCTCGGCTCGAACGAGCGGGACTTTTTCTACGACGAGGACAGCAAGGAATACTTCTTCGACCGCGATCCGGACATCTTTCGGCACATTCTCAACTACTACCGGACCGGCAAGCTTCACTACCCGCGGCACGAATGTCTGCTCAGCTACGACGAGGAGCTGGCGTTCTTCGGCATTATGCCGGACGTGATTGGGGACTGCTGCTACGAGGACTATCGCGATCGGAAGCGCGAGAATGCCGAGCGGCTGATGGACGACAAGCTGTCGGAGAACAGCGACAACAACCTGCAGCAGCTGACCAACATCAGACAACGGATGTGGCGCGCCTTCGAGAATCCGCATACTTCCACTGCCGCGCTCGTGTTCTACTACGTCACGGGCTTCTTCATTGCTGTATCTGTGATGGCGAACGTCGTCGAGACGGTACCGTGCGGGGTACGGCCGGGTCGGGCCGGCACACTGTCCTGCGGCGAGCGCTACAAAATCGTCTTCTTCTGTCTGGACACGGCGTGCGTGATGATCTTTACCGCCGAGTATCTGCTCCGGTTGTTCGCTGCCCCGTGCCGGTGCAAGTTCGTCCGGAGCGTGATGAGTATCATCGATGTGGTCGCCATCCTGCCGTACTACATCGGGCTGGGCATCACGGACAATGACGATGTGTCGGGCGCGTTCGTGACGCTGCGAGTGTTTCGCGTCTTCCGCATCTTCAAGTTCTCGCGACACTCGCAAGGTTTGCGCATCCTGGGCTACACGCTCAAATCGTGCGCATCCGAGCTTGGGTTCCTGGTGTTTTCGCTCGCCAtggccatcatcatcttcgcCACGGTCATGTTCTACGCGGAGAAGAACGTGGACGGCACCAACTTTACCTCGATTCCGGCCGCGTTCTGGTACACGATCGTCACCATGACCACACTCGG CTACGGTGACATGGTGCCGGAAACGATTGCCGGCAAGATCGTCGGTGGCGTTTGCTCGCTGAGCGGTGTGCTGGTCATCGCGCTACCTGTACCTGTAATCGTGTCCAACTTCAGCCGCATCTACCATCAGAACCAGCGGGCGGACAAGCGGAAAGCACAGCGG AAAGCACGCCTTGCCCGAATACGAATAGCGAAAGCGGGCGCCAGTGCGGCGTTCGCGAGCAAGAAGAAGGCGGCCGAGTCGCGCCTAGCGGCGCAGGAGTCTGGCATTGAACTGGACGACAACTACAACGACGAAGACATCTTTGAGctacagcatcatcatctgtTGCGATGCTTGGAGAAGACTACG GACCGGGAGTTTGTCGAGCTAGAGACGCAGTACAATGGACAGACGAAGCGGCCAGGATCTCCGTCACCGATGGCCAGTCCGTCGCATTCGGCCAACACGGCTACGGGAGCTACCGGGCTACTGCAGTCCTGCTGCGGACGATGCTGCTCCCAGCGATATCAG CCAAATCTGTGA
- the LOC118514181 gene encoding potassium voltage-gated channel protein Shal isoform X6, with the protein MASVAAWLPFARAAAIGWVPIASHPLPAPPVFKDRLRSEDEKLIINVSGRRFETWRTTVEKYPDTLLGSNERDFFYDEDSKEYFFDRDPDIFRHILNYYRTGKLHYPRHECLLSYDEELAFFGIMPDVIGDCCYEDYRDRKRENAERLMDDKLSENSDNNLQQLTNIRQRMWRAFENPHTSTAALVFYYVTGFFIAVSVMANVVETVPCGVRPGRAGTLSCGERYKIVFFCLDTACVMIFTAEYLLRLFAAPCRCKFVRSVMSIIDVVAILPYYIGLGITDNDDVSGAFVTLRVFRVFRIFKFSRHSQGLRILGYTLKSCASELGFLVFSLAMAIIIFATVMFYAEKNVDGTNFTSIPAAFWYTIVTMTTLGYGDMVPETIAGKIVGGVCSLSGVLVIALPVPVIVSNFSRIYHQNQRADKRKAQRKARLARIRIAKAGASAAFASKKKAAESRLAAQESGIELDDNYNDEDIFELQHHHLLRCLEKTTDREFVELETQYNGQTKRPGSPSPMASPSHSANTATGATGLLQSCCGRCCSQRYQCAIGMQL; encoded by the exons ATGGCTTCGGTCGCCGCTTGGTTGCCATTCGCACGGGCGGCGGCCATCGGCTGGGTGCCGATAGCGTCCCATCCGCTACCGGCCCCGCCGGTGTTCAAGGACCGGCTCCGCTCGGAAGATGAGAAGCTCATCATCAACGTGTCCGGCCGGCGGTTCGAAACCTGGCGCACGACCGTCGAAAAGTACCCGGACACGCTGCTCGGCTCGAACGAGCGGGACTTTTTCTACGACGAGGACAGCAAGGAATACTTCTTCGACCGCGATCCGGACATCTTTCGGCACATTCTCAACTACTACCGGACCGGCAAGCTTCACTACCCGCGGCACGAATGTCTGCTCAGCTACGACGAGGAGCTGGCGTTCTTCGGCATTATGCCGGACGTGATTGGGGACTGCTGCTACGAGGACTATCGCGATCGGAAGCGCGAGAATGCCGAGCGGCTGATGGACGACAAGCTGTCGGAGAACAGCGACAACAACCTGCAGCAGCTGACCAACATCAGACAACGGATGTGGCGCGCCTTCGAGAATCCGCATACTTCCACTGCCGCGCTCGTGTTCTACTACGTCACGGGCTTCTTCATTGCTGTATCTGTGATGGCGAACGTCGTCGAGACGGTACCGTGCGGGGTACGGCCGGGTCGGGCCGGCACACTGTCCTGCGGCGAGCGCTACAAAATCGTCTTCTTCTGTCTGGACACGGCGTGCGTGATGATCTTTACCGCCGAGTATCTGCTCCGGTTGTTCGCTGCCCCGTGCCGGTGCAAGTTCGTCCGGAGCGTGATGAGTATCATCGATGTGGTCGCCATCCTGCCGTACTACATCGGGCTGGGCATCACGGACAATGACGATGTGTCGGGCGCGTTCGTGACGCTGCGAGTGTTTCGCGTCTTCCGCATCTTCAAGTTCTCGCGACACTCGCAAGGTTTGCGCATCCTGGGCTACACGCTCAAATCGTGCGCATCCGAGCTTGGGTTCCTGGTGTTTTCGCTCGCCAtggccatcatcatcttcgcCACGGTCATGTTCTACGCGGAGAAGAACGTGGACGGCACCAACTTTACCTCGATTCCGGCCGCGTTCTGGTACACGATCGTCACCATGACCACACTCGG CTACGGTGACATGGTGCCGGAAACGATTGCCGGCAAGATCGTCGGTGGCGTTTGCTCGCTGAGCGGTGTGCTGGTCATCGCGCTACCTGTACCTGTAATCGTGTCCAACTTCAGCCGCATCTACCATCAGAACCAGCGGGCGGACAAGCGGAAAGCACAGCGG AAAGCACGCCTTGCCCGAATACGAATAGCGAAAGCGGGCGCCAGTGCGGCGTTCGCGAGCAAGAAGAAGGCGGCCGAGTCGCGCCTAGCGGCGCAGGAGTCTGGCATTGAACTGGACGACAACTACAACGACGAAGACATCTTTGAGctacagcatcatcatctgtTGCGATGCTTGGAGAAGACTACG GACCGGGAGTTTGTCGAGCTAGAGACGCAGTACAATGGACAGACGAAGCGGCCAGGATCTCCGTCACCGATGGCCAGTCCGTCGCATTCGGCCAACACGGCTACGGGAGCTACCGGGCTACTGCAGTCCTGCTGCGGACGATGCTGCTCCCAGCGATATCAG
- the LOC118514181 gene encoding potassium voltage-gated channel protein Shal isoform X5: MASVAAWLPFARAAAIGWVPIASHPLPAPPVFKDRLRSEDEKLIINVSGRRFETWRTTVEKYPDTLLGSNERDFFYDEDSKEYFFDRDPDIFRHILNYYRTGKLHYPRHECLLSYDEELAFFGIMPDVIGDCCYEDYRDRKRENAERLMDDKLSENSDNNLQQLTNIRQRMWRAFENPHTSTAALVFYYVTGFFIAVSVMANVVETVPCGVRPGRAGTLSCGERYKIVFFCLDTACVMIFTAEYLLRLFAAPCRCKFVRSVMSIIDVVAILPYYIGLGITDNDDVSGAFVTLRVFRVFRIFKFSRHSQGLRILGYTLKSCASELGFLVFSLAMAIIIFATVMFYAEKNVDGTNFTSIPAAFWYTIVTMTTLGYGDMVPETIAGKIVGGVCSLSGVLVIALPVPVIVSNFSRIYHQNQRADKRKAQRKARLARIRIAKAGASAAFASKKKAAESRLAAQESGIELDDNYNDEDIFELQHHHLLRCLEKTTDREFVELETQYNGQTKRPGSPSPMASPSHSANTATGATGLLQSCCGRCCSQRYQNYTSANQ, encoded by the exons ATGGCTTCGGTCGCCGCTTGGTTGCCATTCGCACGGGCGGCGGCCATCGGCTGGGTGCCGATAGCGTCCCATCCGCTACCGGCCCCGCCGGTGTTCAAGGACCGGCTCCGCTCGGAAGATGAGAAGCTCATCATCAACGTGTCCGGCCGGCGGTTCGAAACCTGGCGCACGACCGTCGAAAAGTACCCGGACACGCTGCTCGGCTCGAACGAGCGGGACTTTTTCTACGACGAGGACAGCAAGGAATACTTCTTCGACCGCGATCCGGACATCTTTCGGCACATTCTCAACTACTACCGGACCGGCAAGCTTCACTACCCGCGGCACGAATGTCTGCTCAGCTACGACGAGGAGCTGGCGTTCTTCGGCATTATGCCGGACGTGATTGGGGACTGCTGCTACGAGGACTATCGCGATCGGAAGCGCGAGAATGCCGAGCGGCTGATGGACGACAAGCTGTCGGAGAACAGCGACAACAACCTGCAGCAGCTGACCAACATCAGACAACGGATGTGGCGCGCCTTCGAGAATCCGCATACTTCCACTGCCGCGCTCGTGTTCTACTACGTCACGGGCTTCTTCATTGCTGTATCTGTGATGGCGAACGTCGTCGAGACGGTACCGTGCGGGGTACGGCCGGGTCGGGCCGGCACACTGTCCTGCGGCGAGCGCTACAAAATCGTCTTCTTCTGTCTGGACACGGCGTGCGTGATGATCTTTACCGCCGAGTATCTGCTCCGGTTGTTCGCTGCCCCGTGCCGGTGCAAGTTCGTCCGGAGCGTGATGAGTATCATCGATGTGGTCGCCATCCTGCCGTACTACATCGGGCTGGGCATCACGGACAATGACGATGTGTCGGGCGCGTTCGTGACGCTGCGAGTGTTTCGCGTCTTCCGCATCTTCAAGTTCTCGCGACACTCGCAAGGTTTGCGCATCCTGGGCTACACGCTCAAATCGTGCGCATCCGAGCTTGGGTTCCTGGTGTTTTCGCTCGCCAtggccatcatcatcttcgcCACGGTCATGTTCTACGCGGAGAAGAACGTGGACGGCACCAACTTTACCTCGATTCCGGCCGCGTTCTGGTACACGATCGTCACCATGACCACACTCGG CTACGGTGACATGGTGCCGGAAACGATTGCCGGCAAGATCGTCGGTGGCGTTTGCTCGCTGAGCGGTGTGCTGGTCATCGCGCTACCTGTACCTGTAATCGTGTCCAACTTCAGCCGCATCTACCATCAGAACCAGCGGGCGGACAAGCGGAAAGCACAGCGG AAAGCACGCCTTGCCCGAATACGAATAGCGAAAGCGGGCGCCAGTGCGGCGTTCGCGAGCAAGAAGAAGGCGGCCGAGTCGCGCCTAGCGGCGCAGGAGTCTGGCATTGAACTGGACGACAACTACAACGACGAAGACATCTTTGAGctacagcatcatcatctgtTGCGATGCTTGGAGAAGACTACG GACCGGGAGTTTGTCGAGCTAGAGACGCAGTACAATGGACAGACGAAGCGGCCAGGATCTCCGTCACCGATGGCCAGTCCGTCGCATTCGGCCAACACGGCTACGGGAGCTACCGGGCTACTGCAGTCCTGCTGCGGACGATGCTGCTCCCAGCGATATCAG
- the LOC118514181 gene encoding potassium voltage-gated channel protein Shal isoform X2, translating to MASVAAWLPFARAAAIGWVPIASHPLPAPPVFKDRLRSEDEKLIINVSGRRFETWRTTVEKYPDTLLGSNERDFFYDEDSKEYFFDRDPDIFRHILNYYRTGKLHYPRHECLLSYDEELAFFGIMPDVIGDCCYEDYRDRKRENAERLMDDKLSENSDNNLQQLTNIRQRMWRAFENPHTSTAALVFYYVTGFFIAVSVMANVVETVPCGVRPGRAGTLSCGERYKIVFFCLDTACVMIFTAEYLLRLFAAPCRCKFVRSVMSIIDVVAILPYYIGLGITDNDDVSGAFVTLRVFRVFRIFKFSRHSQGLRILGYTLKSCASELGFLVFSLAMAIIIFATVMFYAEKNVDGTNFTSIPAAFWYTIVTMTTLGYGDMVPETIAGKIVGGVCSLSGVLVIALPVPVIVSNFSRIYHQNQRADKRKAQRKARLARIRIAKAGASAAFASKKKAAESRLAAQESGIELDDNYNDEDIFELQHHHLLRCLEKTTDREFVELETQYNGQTKRPGSPSPMASPSHSANTATGATGLLQSCCGRCCSQRYQDNRESGRISFDDTGDEEEGKGGGGGDGAGGRGVRRRGSDGDCERTGTSAAKTTPQRINDARRTIFRYGKGRNHNKLRAPA from the exons ATGGCTTCGGTCGCCGCTTGGTTGCCATTCGCACGGGCGGCGGCCATCGGCTGGGTGCCGATAGCGTCCCATCCGCTACCGGCCCCGCCGGTGTTCAAGGACCGGCTCCGCTCGGAAGATGAGAAGCTCATCATCAACGTGTCCGGCCGGCGGTTCGAAACCTGGCGCACGACCGTCGAAAAGTACCCGGACACGCTGCTCGGCTCGAACGAGCGGGACTTTTTCTACGACGAGGACAGCAAGGAATACTTCTTCGACCGCGATCCGGACATCTTTCGGCACATTCTCAACTACTACCGGACCGGCAAGCTTCACTACCCGCGGCACGAATGTCTGCTCAGCTACGACGAGGAGCTGGCGTTCTTCGGCATTATGCCGGACGTGATTGGGGACTGCTGCTACGAGGACTATCGCGATCGGAAGCGCGAGAATGCCGAGCGGCTGATGGACGACAAGCTGTCGGAGAACAGCGACAACAACCTGCAGCAGCTGACCAACATCAGACAACGGATGTGGCGCGCCTTCGAGAATCCGCATACTTCCACTGCCGCGCTCGTGTTCTACTACGTCACGGGCTTCTTCATTGCTGTATCTGTGATGGCGAACGTCGTCGAGACGGTACCGTGCGGGGTACGGCCGGGTCGGGCCGGCACACTGTCCTGCGGCGAGCGCTACAAAATCGTCTTCTTCTGTCTGGACACGGCGTGCGTGATGATCTTTACCGCCGAGTATCTGCTCCGGTTGTTCGCTGCCCCGTGCCGGTGCAAGTTCGTCCGGAGCGTGATGAGTATCATCGATGTGGTCGCCATCCTGCCGTACTACATCGGGCTGGGCATCACGGACAATGACGATGTGTCGGGCGCGTTCGTGACGCTGCGAGTGTTTCGCGTCTTCCGCATCTTCAAGTTCTCGCGACACTCGCAAGGTTTGCGCATCCTGGGCTACACGCTCAAATCGTGCGCATCCGAGCTTGGGTTCCTGGTGTTTTCGCTCGCCAtggccatcatcatcttcgcCACGGTCATGTTCTACGCGGAGAAGAACGTGGACGGCACCAACTTTACCTCGATTCCGGCCGCGTTCTGGTACACGATCGTCACCATGACCACACTCGG CTACGGTGACATGGTGCCGGAAACGATTGCCGGCAAGATCGTCGGTGGCGTTTGCTCGCTGAGCGGTGTGCTGGTCATCGCGCTACCTGTACCTGTAATCGTGTCCAACTTCAGCCGCATCTACCATCAGAACCAGCGGGCGGACAAGCGGAAAGCACAGCGG AAAGCACGCCTTGCCCGAATACGAATAGCGAAAGCGGGCGCCAGTGCGGCGTTCGCGAGCAAGAAGAAGGCGGCCGAGTCGCGCCTAGCGGCGCAGGAGTCTGGCATTGAACTGGACGACAACTACAACGACGAAGACATCTTTGAGctacagcatcatcatctgtTGCGATGCTTGGAGAAGACTACG GACCGGGAGTTTGTCGAGCTAGAGACGCAGTACAATGGACAGACGAAGCGGCCAGGATCTCCGTCACCGATGGCCAGTCCGTCGCATTCGGCCAACACGGCTACGGGAGCTACCGGGCTACTGCAGTCCTGCTGCGGACGATGCTGCTCCCAGCGATATCAG GACAACCGGGAGTCGGGAAGGATCTCCTTCGACGACACGGGAGACGAGGAGGAAGGGAaaggtggtggaggtggtgatggtgcaggAGGAAGAGGcgtaagaagaagaggaagcgaTGGGGACTGTGAGCGTACGGGCACCAGTGCAGCCAA
- the LOC118514181 gene encoding potassium voltage-gated channel protein Shal isoform X3, translating to MASVAAWLPFARAAAIGWVPIASHPLPAPPVFKDRLRSEDEKLIINVSGRRFETWRTTVEKYPDTLLGSNERDFFYDEDSKEYFFDRDPDIFRHILNYYRTGKLHYPRHECLLSYDEELAFFGIMPDVIGDCCYEDYRDRKRENAERLMDDKLSENSDNNLQQLTNIRQRMWRAFENPHTSTAALVFYYVTGFFIAVSVMANVVETVPCGVRPGRAGTLSCGERYKIVFFCLDTACVMIFTAEYLLRLFAAPCRCKFVRSVMSIIDVVAILPYYIGLGITDNDDVSGAFVTLRVFRVFRIFKFSRHSQGLRILGYTLKSCASELGFLVFSLAMAIIIFATVMFYAEKNVDGTNFTSIPAAFWYTIVTMTTLGYGDMVPETIAGKIVGGVCSLSGVLVIALPVPVIVSNFSRIYHQNQRADKRKAQRKARLARIRIAKAGASAAFASKKKAAESRLAAQESGIELDDNYNDEDIFELQHHHLLRCLEKTTDREFVELETQYNGQTKRPGSPSPMASPSHSANTATGATGLLQSCCGRCCSQRYQDNRESGRISFDDTGDEEEGKGGGGGDGAGGRGVRRRGSDGDCERTGTSAAK from the exons ATGGCTTCGGTCGCCGCTTGGTTGCCATTCGCACGGGCGGCGGCCATCGGCTGGGTGCCGATAGCGTCCCATCCGCTACCGGCCCCGCCGGTGTTCAAGGACCGGCTCCGCTCGGAAGATGAGAAGCTCATCATCAACGTGTCCGGCCGGCGGTTCGAAACCTGGCGCACGACCGTCGAAAAGTACCCGGACACGCTGCTCGGCTCGAACGAGCGGGACTTTTTCTACGACGAGGACAGCAAGGAATACTTCTTCGACCGCGATCCGGACATCTTTCGGCACATTCTCAACTACTACCGGACCGGCAAGCTTCACTACCCGCGGCACGAATGTCTGCTCAGCTACGACGAGGAGCTGGCGTTCTTCGGCATTATGCCGGACGTGATTGGGGACTGCTGCTACGAGGACTATCGCGATCGGAAGCGCGAGAATGCCGAGCGGCTGATGGACGACAAGCTGTCGGAGAACAGCGACAACAACCTGCAGCAGCTGACCAACATCAGACAACGGATGTGGCGCGCCTTCGAGAATCCGCATACTTCCACTGCCGCGCTCGTGTTCTACTACGTCACGGGCTTCTTCATTGCTGTATCTGTGATGGCGAACGTCGTCGAGACGGTACCGTGCGGGGTACGGCCGGGTCGGGCCGGCACACTGTCCTGCGGCGAGCGCTACAAAATCGTCTTCTTCTGTCTGGACACGGCGTGCGTGATGATCTTTACCGCCGAGTATCTGCTCCGGTTGTTCGCTGCCCCGTGCCGGTGCAAGTTCGTCCGGAGCGTGATGAGTATCATCGATGTGGTCGCCATCCTGCCGTACTACATCGGGCTGGGCATCACGGACAATGACGATGTGTCGGGCGCGTTCGTGACGCTGCGAGTGTTTCGCGTCTTCCGCATCTTCAAGTTCTCGCGACACTCGCAAGGTTTGCGCATCCTGGGCTACACGCTCAAATCGTGCGCATCCGAGCTTGGGTTCCTGGTGTTTTCGCTCGCCAtggccatcatcatcttcgcCACGGTCATGTTCTACGCGGAGAAGAACGTGGACGGCACCAACTTTACCTCGATTCCGGCCGCGTTCTGGTACACGATCGTCACCATGACCACACTCGG CTACGGTGACATGGTGCCGGAAACGATTGCCGGCAAGATCGTCGGTGGCGTTTGCTCGCTGAGCGGTGTGCTGGTCATCGCGCTACCTGTACCTGTAATCGTGTCCAACTTCAGCCGCATCTACCATCAGAACCAGCGGGCGGACAAGCGGAAAGCACAGCGG AAAGCACGCCTTGCCCGAATACGAATAGCGAAAGCGGGCGCCAGTGCGGCGTTCGCGAGCAAGAAGAAGGCGGCCGAGTCGCGCCTAGCGGCGCAGGAGTCTGGCATTGAACTGGACGACAACTACAACGACGAAGACATCTTTGAGctacagcatcatcatctgtTGCGATGCTTGGAGAAGACTACG GACCGGGAGTTTGTCGAGCTAGAGACGCAGTACAATGGACAGACGAAGCGGCCAGGATCTCCGTCACCGATGGCCAGTCCGTCGCATTCGGCCAACACGGCTACGGGAGCTACCGGGCTACTGCAGTCCTGCTGCGGACGATGCTGCTCCCAGCGATATCAG GACAACCGGGAGTCGGGAAGGATCTCCTTCGACGACACGGGAGACGAGGAGGAAGGGAaaggtggtggaggtggtgatggtgcaggAGGAAGAGGcgtaagaagaagaggaagcgaTGGGGACTGTGAGCGTACGGGCACCAGTGCAGCCAAGTAA
- the LOC118514181 gene encoding potassium voltage-gated channel protein Shal isoform X4: MASVAAWLPFARAAAIGWVPIASHPLPAPPVFKDRLRSEDEKLIINVSGRRFETWRTTVEKYPDTLLGSNERDFFYDEDSKEYFFDRDPDIFRHILNYYRTGKLHYPRHECLLSYDEELAFFGIMPDVIGDCCYEDYRDRKRENAERLMDDKLSENSDNNLQQLTNIRQRMWRAFENPHTSTAALVFYYVTGFFIAVSVMANVVETVPCGVRPGRAGTLSCGERYKIVFFCLDTACVMIFTAEYLLRLFAAPCRCKFVRSVMSIIDVVAILPYYIGLGITDNDDVSGAFVTLRVFRVFRIFKFSRHSQGLRILGYTLKSCASELGFLVFSLAMAIIIFATVMFYAEKNVDGTNFTSIPAAFWYTIVTMTTLGYGDMVPETIAGKIVGGVCSLSGVLVIALPVPVIVSNFSRIYHQNQRADKRKAQRKARLARIRIAKAGASAAFASKKKAAESRLAAQESGIELDDNYNDEDIFELQHHHLLRCLEKTTDREFVELETQYNGQTKRPGSPSPMASPSHSANTATGATGLLQSCCGRCCSQRYQIQNYTSANQ; the protein is encoded by the exons ATGGCTTCGGTCGCCGCTTGGTTGCCATTCGCACGGGCGGCGGCCATCGGCTGGGTGCCGATAGCGTCCCATCCGCTACCGGCCCCGCCGGTGTTCAAGGACCGGCTCCGCTCGGAAGATGAGAAGCTCATCATCAACGTGTCCGGCCGGCGGTTCGAAACCTGGCGCACGACCGTCGAAAAGTACCCGGACACGCTGCTCGGCTCGAACGAGCGGGACTTTTTCTACGACGAGGACAGCAAGGAATACTTCTTCGACCGCGATCCGGACATCTTTCGGCACATTCTCAACTACTACCGGACCGGCAAGCTTCACTACCCGCGGCACGAATGTCTGCTCAGCTACGACGAGGAGCTGGCGTTCTTCGGCATTATGCCGGACGTGATTGGGGACTGCTGCTACGAGGACTATCGCGATCGGAAGCGCGAGAATGCCGAGCGGCTGATGGACGACAAGCTGTCGGAGAACAGCGACAACAACCTGCAGCAGCTGACCAACATCAGACAACGGATGTGGCGCGCCTTCGAGAATCCGCATACTTCCACTGCCGCGCTCGTGTTCTACTACGTCACGGGCTTCTTCATTGCTGTATCTGTGATGGCGAACGTCGTCGAGACGGTACCGTGCGGGGTACGGCCGGGTCGGGCCGGCACACTGTCCTGCGGCGAGCGCTACAAAATCGTCTTCTTCTGTCTGGACACGGCGTGCGTGATGATCTTTACCGCCGAGTATCTGCTCCGGTTGTTCGCTGCCCCGTGCCGGTGCAAGTTCGTCCGGAGCGTGATGAGTATCATCGATGTGGTCGCCATCCTGCCGTACTACATCGGGCTGGGCATCACGGACAATGACGATGTGTCGGGCGCGTTCGTGACGCTGCGAGTGTTTCGCGTCTTCCGCATCTTCAAGTTCTCGCGACACTCGCAAGGTTTGCGCATCCTGGGCTACACGCTCAAATCGTGCGCATCCGAGCTTGGGTTCCTGGTGTTTTCGCTCGCCAtggccatcatcatcttcgcCACGGTCATGTTCTACGCGGAGAAGAACGTGGACGGCACCAACTTTACCTCGATTCCGGCCGCGTTCTGGTACACGATCGTCACCATGACCACACTCGG CTACGGTGACATGGTGCCGGAAACGATTGCCGGCAAGATCGTCGGTGGCGTTTGCTCGCTGAGCGGTGTGCTGGTCATCGCGCTACCTGTACCTGTAATCGTGTCCAACTTCAGCCGCATCTACCATCAGAACCAGCGGGCGGACAAGCGGAAAGCACAGCGG AAAGCACGCCTTGCCCGAATACGAATAGCGAAAGCGGGCGCCAGTGCGGCGTTCGCGAGCAAGAAGAAGGCGGCCGAGTCGCGCCTAGCGGCGCAGGAGTCTGGCATTGAACTGGACGACAACTACAACGACGAAGACATCTTTGAGctacagcatcatcatctgtTGCGATGCTTGGAGAAGACTACG GACCGGGAGTTTGTCGAGCTAGAGACGCAGTACAATGGACAGACGAAGCGGCCAGGATCTCCGTCACCGATGGCCAGTCCGTCGCATTCGGCCAACACGGCTACGGGAGCTACCGGGCTACTGCAGTCCTGCTGCGGACGATGCTGCTCCCAGCGATATCAG ATACAG